The sequence below is a genomic window from Terriglobia bacterium.
GGTTGTCGAACTTCACGTCGTCGCAAAGCAGCCTAACAGCATTATCCCCCACCTGACGGAACAGATAGGCCTGACCATCCTCGGCGCGAAAGAGGTGGGCCAGATATACCTCGGTTACCCGGCAAGGCGCCTCGACCGGCGCCTACGTCTGGATGGGCAAGTTGAAGGAAGCCGGCGACATCCATCCGCCGGGCACGATCCATTTCCGGCCCGATAATGGGGAGGAATGGTCGACGAACCTGCGGCCCGACTTCTCGTTTACGGACCCAAACGGCAATATCTGGCATCTGCGGACGTGATGGGAACACGGGCTAAAGCCCAATGCTGCAAGGTTTTCTGGGAAGGACTCGGGGTGGTTTCTAGCTTGGAGATCAGCGGGGCAAGGACAGCATGCGGTTCGGCATTGGTCGGATGACAGCGAAGCACGTCTCGCCATCCACGCTGATTGATGTCGTCTTGTCGCCGTTACTGGCGCGTCCCATCGAGGATCGTACGGGACTCACGAAACATTACGACTTCACGCTTCAGTGGACGCCCAATGTCGGTGAGGGCAGAGTCGGCCCGTTTGGAATCACTGGTCCGACCACCGCTGCCGGTCCAGTTGCGGCACCCGCAGCACAGCCTGGACCATCA
It includes:
- a CDS encoding TIGR03435 family protein, with the protein product MRFGIGRMTAKHVSPSTLIDVVLSPLLARPIEDRTGLTKHYDFTLQWTPNVGEGRVGPFGITGPTTAAGPVAAPAAQPGPSLYTALEEQLGLRLESTRGAVDVIVIDHAEKPDAN